One window of Thermocoleostomius sinensis A174 genomic DNA carries:
- a CDS encoding CO2 hydration protein: MTATTIAQSTTSIPPSNHEFADIIHRLEAGGSMLPDTPENLMQIIGIYKAYAVPMDFYWRDLLYIAEQVFLNPLPFFKYFISEEYLQRHNHYAGDDADLRIWRGEATAHPELLEFMAKGEVKKKLPKLLHHWWHDRINMEFAEECMRAMLWHRHMYAPVNQFDAYLDSEEYKQNADRAIRAYFKKNPLMLGLYKLFPDMFLEQVRQLSYYSNLGLFWEVMAPVFFEMSDIYDEGGFKGVPDAMNFLVNGIFAIAGRPIYHHVYIDGECYEIIPKSKGFTWLYEAALPYVEAVFYRTSPFRGTKSYNAQANEVPADQKDFHYGILYADVFPVGSAGIPPTLLMQDMLHFLPPYLVDYYKQHCRGEDDMLIQLGITFQRSMYNVTSAVIQALRTALLYPLDDPNPDHLMSNRKFFEAQMDRFLRPEARLRAIQSQDYR; encoded by the coding sequence ATGACTGCAACAACAATCGCCCAATCTACGACAAGTATCCCTCCTTCCAATCATGAATTTGCGGACATCATCCATCGCCTAGAAGCAGGTGGCTCGATGTTGCCAGATACACCAGAAAATCTGATGCAAATTATCGGCATCTACAAAGCCTATGCAGTGCCGATGGATTTTTACTGGCGCGATCTGCTCTACATTGCCGAGCAAGTGTTTTTGAATCCGCTGCCGTTCTTCAAATACTTTATTTCTGAGGAATATCTACAGCGACATAATCACTATGCAGGCGATGATGCCGATCTACGCATTTGGCGCGGTGAAGCAACTGCCCATCCAGAACTCTTAGAGTTCATGGCTAAAGGCGAGGTCAAGAAAAAGCTGCCGAAGCTGTTACACCACTGGTGGCACGATCGCATCAATATGGAGTTTGCCGAAGAATGTATGCGGGCTATGCTTTGGCACCGCCATATGTATGCGCCAGTGAATCAGTTTGATGCGTATCTAGATTCAGAAGAATACAAACAAAATGCCGATCGAGCGATTCGCGCCTATTTCAAAAAGAACCCATTGATGCTGGGGCTGTACAAGCTGTTTCCAGATATGTTTTTGGAACAAGTGCGGCAATTGTCTTATTACTCTAATTTGGGACTGTTCTGGGAAGTGATGGCTCCTGTCTTCTTTGAGATGAGTGATATCTACGATGAAGGTGGGTTCAAGGGCGTTCCTGATGCTATGAATTTTCTGGTGAATGGTATTTTTGCGATCGCCGGACGCCCCATTTATCATCATGTTTATATTGATGGAGAATGCTATGAAATCATTCCCAAATCTAAAGGTTTTACCTGGTTGTACGAGGCTGCATTACCGTATGTAGAAGCAGTGTTTTACCGTACCTCGCCGTTCCGGGGAACGAAATCTTACAATGCCCAAGCGAATGAAGTGCCAGCCGACCAAAAGGATTTTCATTATGGCATTTTATACGCTGATGTATTTCCAGTCGGCAGCGCTGGAATTCCGCCTACCTTACTGATGCAAGACATGCTGCATTTCTTGCCGCCTTACCTAGTGGATTATTATAAACAGCATTGTCGTGGTGAGGATGACATGCTGATCCAGTTGGGAATTACCTTTCAGCGATCGATGTATAACGTCACCTCTGCGGTCATTCAAGCCTTACGAACAGCGTTGTTGTATCCACTAGATGATCCTAATCCCGATCACCTCATGTCCAATCGCAAATTCTTTGAAGCACAGATGGATCGATTCCTGCGCCCAGAAGCGCGACTCCGCGCAATTCAAAGCCAAGACTATCGGTGA
- a CDS encoding fasciclin domain-containing protein has product MPDIVDIAVSAGSFETLVAAVKAAGLVETLKSPGPFTVFAPNDEAFAKLPPGTVQTLVQNPPQLARILKYHVVPGKLKQQDLADQTVLTSAEGSTIPVKLAKGFEVKNATVIAADIEADNGVIHVIDNVILMG; this is encoded by the coding sequence ATGCCTGATATTGTTGATATTGCAGTCAGTGCTGGTTCATTTGAAACCTTGGTCGCTGCCGTCAAAGCGGCTGGATTGGTTGAAACGTTGAAGAGTCCGGGCCCGTTCACGGTATTTGCACCAAACGATGAGGCATTTGCCAAACTTCCACCTGGAACCGTGCAAACCTTGGTACAGAATCCACCACAGCTTGCCCGAATTTTGAAATACCACGTAGTACCGGGCAAGCTAAAACAACAGGATTTGGCAGATCAAACCGTATTAACCTCAGCGGAAGGCTCAACGATTCCTGTGAAATTGGCAAAGGGCTTTGAGGTGAAGAATGCAACGGTAATTGCTGCTGATATTGAAGCCGACAACGGTGTGATTCATGTCATTGATAATGTGATTCTCATGGGCTAG
- a CDS encoding NAD(P)H-quinone oxidoreductase subunit F produces the protein MTQFLLQSAWFIPFYPIVGMVLSILWFPSITRRTGPRPAGYVNAITTFLAFGHGLLALIDTFGQPPQYFEFPWLQVAGLNLAIPVELSSLTLGAIVLITGLNFLAQIYAVGYLEMDWAWARFFSLLALFEAGMCALVLSDSLFFSYMVLEILTLGTYLLIGVWFNQSLVVTGARDAFLTKRVGDLFLLMGVLAIYPLAGTWNYHDLALWSQTAVVDPKVATLVGFALIAGPMGKCAQFPLHLWLDEAMEGPFPSTILRNSVVVTTGAWVLVKLAPVLALSPVVLNATIAIGAVTAIGGTLIAIAQIDIKRSLSYLVSAYMGIVFIAVGAQQTEAALLIVLTYALAMATLVASTGSIVLNCISQDLTQLGGLWSRRPITGLSFIAGALGLAALPPLGSFWAMLKLVDGLWNDRPWLVGLILLINGLAAFSVTRTFSLVFAGKAQPMSERAPENIWSVTLPMTILAGFTLHVPMILQSFSLLPAWADLNKDLALLLTWSSIFGFSLGAILYMGNVVSKPIRLPWKPLQDLFAYDFYTPTLYRSSIVGSVDIVSRVTDWFDRYLVDGFVNLVGLSSMLSGAALKYANSGQSQFYVLTIAVGTVALVILMSWSFLGHL, from the coding sequence ATGACTCAGTTTCTTCTGCAATCGGCTTGGTTCATTCCGTTCTACCCGATCGTGGGCATGGTGTTGTCTATTTTGTGGTTTCCTTCAATCACTCGACGCACAGGACCCCGCCCCGCTGGATATGTCAATGCCATTACAACGTTTCTGGCATTTGGTCATGGACTGCTCGCGTTGATTGATACGTTCGGACAACCACCACAGTATTTTGAATTCCCCTGGCTTCAGGTAGCTGGTTTGAATTTGGCAATTCCGGTTGAACTGTCGTCCCTGACCTTGGGAGCGATCGTGCTGATTACTGGGCTAAATTTCTTGGCTCAAATCTATGCCGTTGGCTATCTAGAAATGGATTGGGCCTGGGCCCGATTCTTTAGCCTGCTGGCCCTATTTGAAGCGGGGATGTGTGCCTTAGTGCTCTCGGATTCGCTGTTTTTCAGCTACATGGTTCTAGAAATTCTTACCCTTGGAACCTACTTGCTAATTGGTGTTTGGTTTAACCAATCCTTGGTAGTAACGGGTGCACGCGATGCTTTCTTAACCAAGCGGGTAGGGGACTTGTTCTTGCTGATGGGAGTTTTGGCCATTTACCCGTTAGCTGGAACTTGGAACTATCACGACTTGGCGCTGTGGAGCCAGACCGCTGTAGTTGATCCGAAGGTGGCTACCTTAGTGGGATTTGCCCTGATTGCTGGGCCAATGGGTAAATGTGCTCAGTTTCCGCTACATCTGTGGCTTGATGAAGCCATGGAAGGGCCCTTCCCCAGCACAATTCTGAGAAATTCAGTCGTTGTCACTACGGGAGCCTGGGTACTAGTAAAACTGGCTCCAGTCCTGGCTTTATCGCCAGTAGTATTGAATGCCACAATCGCAATCGGAGCCGTCACCGCCATTGGCGGAACCCTAATTGCGATTGCCCAAATTGACATCAAGCGATCGCTTTCCTATTTGGTCAGCGCTTACATGGGAATTGTGTTTATTGCGGTCGGTGCTCAGCAAACAGAAGCGGCGCTGCTGATAGTTTTAACCTATGCATTGGCAATGGCTACCTTGGTGGCAAGCACTGGATCGATTGTCCTCAACTGCATCAGTCAGGATTTAACTCAACTAGGAGGACTTTGGAGTCGCCGACCTATCACTGGATTGTCATTTATTGCAGGTGCGCTGGGTCTTGCGGCCCTTCCACCCCTAGGAAGCTTCTGGGCGATGCTGAAGCTGGTCGATGGATTGTGGAACGATCGCCCCTGGCTAGTAGGTTTGATCTTGCTAATCAACGGATTAGCGGCTTTCAGTGTCACCCGCACCTTTAGCCTTGTGTTTGCTGGCAAGGCTCAACCCATGAGCGAACGGGCCCCTGAAAACATTTGGTCTGTGACGTTACCGATGACGATTTTGGCAGGGTTTACACTGCATGTGCCCATGATCTTGCAAAGTTTTTCCCTCCTGCCTGCGTGGGCTGACCTCAATAAGGATCTCGCCTTATTGCTAACTTGGTCCAGTATATTTGGGTTCAGCCTTGGAGCCATTCTCTATATGGGGAATGTTGTGTCCAAGCCAATTCGCCTTCCCTGGAAGCCGCTGCAAGACCTGTTTGCTTACGATTTCTACACACCCACCCTATACCGCTCTAGTATTGTAGGCAGTGTAGACATCGTGTCGCGAGTAACGGACTGGTTCGATCGCTATCTAGTAGATGGCTTCGTTAACTTGGTGGGCTTGTCCTCGATGCTCAGCGGAGCGGCCCTAAAGTATGCCAACTCTGGGCAGAGCCAATTTTACGTATTGACGATCGCCGTCGGTACAGTCGCGCTGGTGATCCTTATGAGTTGGTCATTCCTGGGACACCTATAG
- a CDS encoding CapA family protein gives MVQAESSSWQTSVVELARAGNLRAIAFWINRYLVPQGICAQVLSDKPGYLLVRVVCHRVPDRDRLVDFICYRLSHLNSQVIRAIRVTAQLVGHSKLLWEKTAVVPSAPQASATMKLHPAQSVLSSPRQTIPPHASRSSPAVQTVSSTKPASHTPQPLTTTVASESVSEQAVPSPRPAVRKKKLKPKRPIFVQWSRSAVRQAIVLPETVRQLSVQSVDWFSEQTLPVRALTVGGSAIAIFFVGCGFELMRQYTIDPGFGQSGTPFQASFIRNKPGMVQAALDQVPVIRPTVANPTDPSVTLLFSNRAALGRVSETAALANRANSKLNPSDPTPSEATPALEGGLDAYHQADLVMTSLDHSLSLQQLLAVPRDSSNRASAEQLVLPSPEQEMAASGLGHDRSNQSQVTQDNTRQSAGTETTIHELLANGVDVVNLANDLSVQPQSAEVVQTIEVLQRSNIQFVGTGDSEREARQPRIFDVKGQRIAYLGYADPTLTGALAIETGMAASLKEQMVEDIQSLRDQVDWIVVSFRWQRELRAYPEAWQVELAHLAVDQGADLVVGYHPHLTQGAEVYKGRPIAYSLGSSVEEMAEHTEYGDDEWDEYSEESEVEQGIEELGGDRRTVSLKVTLHDQQMKVEFLPVQLRSTHVALATGEDAAKTLGYLERASSLFEQPLRSAITLDARVRMSLPSAPDSDLPTEPFLAYPESPTDE, from the coding sequence ATGGTACAAGCTGAGAGTTCTTCATGGCAGACTTCGGTCGTTGAACTGGCCCGGGCTGGAAATTTACGGGCGATCGCCTTTTGGATCAATCGCTATTTAGTGCCCCAAGGCATTTGTGCCCAAGTTTTGTCAGATAAGCCGGGATATCTGCTGGTTCGGGTGGTGTGTCATCGCGTTCCCGATCGCGATCGATTGGTAGATTTCATCTGTTATCGTTTGAGTCATCTCAACTCGCAGGTGATTCGTGCTATTCGTGTGACAGCCCAACTAGTGGGACATTCCAAACTGCTCTGGGAAAAAACAGCCGTTGTGCCGTCGGCACCCCAAGCTTCAGCCACTATGAAGCTGCATCCGGCTCAATCCGTTTTGTCATCTCCACGTCAAACCATTCCACCTCATGCCTCTAGGTCGTCGCCTGCTGTTCAAACTGTGTCCTCTACCAAACCAGCGAGCCACACTCCCCAACCACTGACTACAACGGTTGCTTCTGAGTCGGTATCTGAACAAGCTGTACCGTCACCTCGTCCAGCGGTGCGCAAGAAGAAACTGAAGCCAAAGCGCCCAATTTTCGTGCAGTGGTCTCGATCGGCAGTGCGGCAGGCGATTGTACTGCCTGAAACCGTGCGGCAATTGTCGGTACAATCGGTGGATTGGTTTAGCGAGCAAACGTTGCCTGTGCGGGCCTTGACGGTGGGTGGCTCAGCCATTGCCATATTTTTTGTAGGCTGTGGCTTTGAACTGATGCGACAATATACGATCGATCCAGGCTTTGGGCAATCGGGTACTCCGTTTCAGGCGTCATTTATCCGCAATAAGCCCGGAATGGTTCAAGCGGCGTTGGATCAAGTTCCTGTGATTCGTCCGACAGTGGCCAATCCAACTGATCCCAGTGTGACGCTCTTGTTCAGCAATCGTGCGGCTTTGGGGCGTGTATCTGAAACAGCGGCTCTAGCAAATCGAGCAAATTCTAAACTCAATCCGTCAGACCCTACTCCGTCAGAGGCAACCCCTGCTCTTGAAGGTGGACTAGACGCTTACCATCAAGCAGACTTGGTGATGACCAGCTTAGATCATTCGCTGTCGCTTCAGCAATTACTTGCGGTTCCTCGTGATTCTAGCAATCGAGCTAGTGCTGAGCAACTTGTGTTGCCCTCTCCAGAACAGGAAATGGCGGCTTCCGGCTTAGGACACGATCGATCCAATCAATCCCAGGTGACTCAGGATAATACCCGCCAATCGGCTGGAACTGAAACCACCATTCACGAGTTACTTGCTAACGGAGTGGATGTAGTTAATTTGGCCAATGATCTGTCGGTTCAACCTCAATCAGCTGAAGTGGTGCAAACGATCGAGGTGTTGCAGCGCAGCAACATTCAGTTTGTAGGAACCGGAGATAGTGAGCGAGAAGCTCGGCAACCCCGAATTTTTGATGTGAAGGGACAGCGAATTGCTTACCTAGGATATGCTGATCCAACCTTGACTGGAGCATTGGCGATCGAAACGGGTATGGCTGCAAGTTTAAAAGAACAGATGGTTGAAGACATTCAATCATTGCGGGATCAGGTGGATTGGATCGTGGTTAGCTTCCGCTGGCAGCGCGAACTAAGAGCGTATCCAGAAGCTTGGCAGGTAGAACTTGCTCATTTGGCGGTTGATCAAGGAGCGGATTTGGTTGTGGGCTATCATCCTCATCTTACCCAAGGAGCCGAAGTCTACAAAGGACGACCGATTGCTTATTCGTTGGGCAGTTCAGTTGAAGAAATGGCTGAACATACTGAGTATGGTGATGATGAGTGGGATGAGTATAGTGAGGAGTCTGAGGTTGAGCAGGGCATCGAGGAGCTAGGGGGCGATCGCCGCACGGTTTCTTTGAAGGTGACGCTGCACGATCAGCAGATGAAGGTAGAGTTCTTGCCAGTGCAGTTACGTTCAACCCACGTTGCCCTTGCGACAGGAGAGGACGCCGCCAAGACACTGGGCTATTTGGAACGAGCTTCTAGCTTGTTTGAACAACCGCTGCGATCAGCGATAACTCTGGATGCACGGGTGCGGATGTCGTTGCCCTCGGCTCCAGATTCGGATTTGCCCACAGAGCCGTTTCTTGCCTATCCAGAATCGCCCACAGACGAGTAG
- a CDS encoding NADH-quinone oxidoreductase subunit M, with amino-acid sequence MLSLLIWLPIVSAAIVGFLPIHLSAYQIRAGATWLAGGVLLWTIWLLTQFDIHNSALQFQEYVPWLEALGLHYELGVDGLSLVMLALNSLLTWIAIFSSTATIERPRLFYSLILLVSGGVAGAFLAQNLLLFFLFYELELVPFYLLIAIWGGEKREYAAIKFLIYTALSGVLILAGFLGLVWLGEAPDFSYQSVLGQTLPLGLQITLLGVLLVGFGIKMPLVPFHTWLPDTYVAASTPVVILLGGILAKLGAYGIFRFGLQLFPEAWSVLSPFLATWGSVSILYGAIAAIAQKDIKRMVAYSSVGHMGYILLGAAALTPLALVGSVSQMLAHGLILAILFHLVGVIEAKVGSRELDVLNGLLNPIRGLPFVSALLILGAMASAGIPGLAGFVAEFLIFQGSYSVFPVQTLLAVLGTGMTAVYFVILLNRTCFGKLDNATAYYPQVSLLEKVPALVLAILILFLGIQPTWLVRWTETTTTAFVAAAPSNRTESIAIAPLTLPTP; translated from the coding sequence ATGCTCAGTCTTCTCATCTGGCTACCCATTGTGAGCGCTGCGATTGTTGGCTTCCTGCCTATCCACCTATCTGCCTATCAGATTCGGGCAGGGGCGACATGGCTTGCTGGTGGCGTCTTATTGTGGACAATCTGGTTGCTCACTCAATTTGATATTCACAATTCCGCCCTTCAGTTTCAAGAATACGTCCCTTGGCTAGAAGCACTGGGACTCCACTATGAATTGGGGGTGGATGGACTGTCGTTGGTAATGCTGGCTTTAAACAGCTTACTAACCTGGATTGCTATCTTCAGCAGTACTGCCACGATCGAGCGTCCCCGGTTGTTTTACTCGCTGATTCTGCTAGTCAGTGGTGGCGTGGCAGGTGCATTCTTGGCTCAAAATCTGCTCTTGTTCTTCTTGTTCTATGAGCTAGAGTTAGTTCCTTTCTACTTGCTAATTGCCATTTGGGGCGGTGAAAAACGCGAGTATGCAGCCATCAAGTTTCTGATCTATACAGCCCTTTCAGGTGTGTTAATTTTGGCCGGGTTCCTGGGCTTAGTTTGGCTAGGAGAAGCACCTGACTTCAGCTACCAATCTGTGTTAGGACAGACGTTACCGCTGGGCTTGCAAATCACGCTGCTGGGTGTACTGCTGGTCGGATTTGGAATTAAAATGCCGCTGGTTCCATTTCATACCTGGTTGCCGGACACCTACGTAGCAGCGTCAACTCCCGTGGTCATTTTGCTAGGCGGCATCTTGGCAAAATTGGGTGCGTATGGCATTTTTCGATTTGGCTTACAGCTATTTCCCGAAGCATGGTCGGTGCTGTCGCCATTTTTGGCTACGTGGGGGAGTGTTAGCATTCTGTATGGGGCAATTGCAGCGATCGCTCAGAAAGACATCAAGCGCATGGTTGCCTATAGCTCCGTGGGGCACATGGGCTATATTTTGCTAGGGGCTGCTGCCTTAACGCCGCTGGCACTAGTGGGATCTGTTTCCCAGATGTTGGCGCACGGATTGATTCTGGCAATTCTGTTTCACCTCGTTGGTGTAATTGAAGCGAAAGTGGGTAGCCGCGAGTTGGATGTATTGAATGGGCTACTCAACCCGATTCGAGGACTGCCATTTGTCAGTGCGCTGTTGATTCTAGGAGCAATGGCCAGCGCGGGCATTCCTGGGTTAGCAGGATTTGTAGCAGAGTTTCTAATCTTCCAGGGCAGCTATTCTGTGTTTCCCGTACAAACCCTCCTCGCTGTGTTGGGCACTGGAATGACCGCTGTCTATTTTGTGATTCTGCTTAACCGTACTTGTTTCGGCAAACTCGATAACGCGACGGCTTACTATCCCCAAGTGTCTCTACTTGAGAAAGTTCCAGCCCTAGTTTTAGCGATTCTGATTCTGTTTTTAGGGATTCAGCCCACTTGGTTAGTACGTTGGACTGAAACCACTACAACCGCATTTGTCGCGGCTGCACCCTCAAATCGAACCGAATCGATCGCCATTGCGCCCCTAACGCTTCCCACCCCCTAA
- a CDS encoding aldose epimerase family protein, whose protein sequence is MFAIAQEHQQYTTYVLTDATAQSRLEVVPERGGIITRWQVQGQDLLYLDAERFANPSMSVRGGIPILFPICGNLPDNAYTHNGQTYTLKQHGFARDLPWQVVDQETQEGVAITLVLESDDRTRAVYPFDFHLQFTYRLQNNSLEIHQTYTNRSSKPMPFSTGLHPYFSVFDKTQLSFDIPATKYQDQINKTTHSYTGSFDFDVDEIDIAFRDVSRQFAVVTDPNRKSRLTIDYDLVYSTLVFWTVKGKDYYCLEPWTAPRNALNTGEALIQLEPGASLNTLVGFSVAFL, encoded by the coding sequence GTGTTTGCAATCGCCCAAGAACATCAACAATATACAACCTACGTTCTCACAGATGCGACGGCTCAATCGCGTTTGGAAGTTGTACCAGAGCGAGGTGGCATCATCACGCGATGGCAAGTACAGGGACAAGATTTACTCTACCTAGATGCGGAACGGTTCGCCAATCCGTCCATGTCGGTTCGCGGTGGTATTCCTATTCTTTTTCCAATCTGTGGAAACTTACCTGATAATGCTTATACGCACAATGGGCAAACGTATACACTGAAACAGCATGGGTTTGCGCGTGATTTGCCGTGGCAAGTGGTGGATCAAGAAACGCAGGAGGGGGTGGCGATTACGTTGGTGCTAGAGAGTGACGATCGAACTCGTGCAGTGTATCCGTTTGATTTCCATCTGCAATTCACCTATCGGTTGCAAAATAATTCTCTAGAAATTCACCAGACATATACTAACCGTTCTTCAAAACCAATGCCCTTTTCAACAGGGCTGCATCCCTACTTTTCGGTGTTCGATAAAACGCAACTGAGCTTTGATATCCCCGCCACGAAATACCAAGATCAAATTAATAAAACAACGCACTCGTACACAGGCAGCTTTGATTTTGACGTGGACGAAATTGATATTGCCTTTCGAGACGTGTCGAGGCAATTTGCTGTTGTGACCGACCCCAACCGCAAGTCGCGGCTGACGATCGATTATGATCTGGTCTACTCGACGCTAGTGTTTTGGACTGTGAAGGGTAAAGATTACTATTGCTTGGAGCCATGGACAGCCCCTCGCAATGCCCTTAATACGGGTGAAGCCCTAATCCAACTAGAACCTGGAGCTAGCCTTAATACCTTAGTTGGCTTCTCGGTGGCGTTTCTTTAG
- a CDS encoding glycosyltransferase, whose translation MVQPLVPSPTGSLQVSARAAEPSVCRHPASLQPGQPLLSLVIPTFNEGQNIQSMIHQLSDRLDRVLPGQYELIVVDDDSPDYTWKLAQELAPIYSHLRVMRRQQERGLSTAVIRGWQVARGQVLGVIDGDLQHPPEVLLRLLAAIDQGADLAVASRHVQTGGVSEWNLLRRVLSRGAQILGLLILPGVVGRVSDPMSGYFLVQRAAIADRVLSPVGYKILLEVLGRGTVQRIAEVGYVFQERQEGESKVTWKQYVQYLQHLWRLRSSPTQAARPALSLPVLRFFRFGLVGLSGVLVDMALLYVLSDPTALGWGLTRSKIIASEFAIINNFLWNDRWTFGDIARQQTGWNKRLKRFLKFNFICLAGLVLNVLILNGLFNLFGINRYIANLLAIAAVTLWNFWLNLKLSWRVTDANSLPR comes from the coding sequence ATGGTTCAACCGCTTGTTCCTTCTCCCACGGGTTCACTGCAAGTTTCTGCCCGAGCCGCAGAACCGAGTGTTTGCAGACATCCTGCGTCTTTGCAACCAGGACAACCTCTGCTCTCACTGGTCATTCCCACCTTCAATGAAGGGCAGAACATTCAAAGTATGATTCATCAGTTAAGCGATCGCCTCGATCGGGTGTTGCCGGGGCAGTATGAGCTAATTGTGGTGGATGATGATAGCCCAGACTACACCTGGAAATTGGCGCAAGAGCTAGCACCAATCTATTCCCACCTGCGGGTGATGCGACGCCAACAGGAACGGGGGCTATCAACCGCGGTGATTCGTGGCTGGCAGGTGGCGCGAGGACAAGTGTTAGGAGTTATCGATGGCGATCTGCAACATCCTCCAGAGGTGCTGCTGAGGTTGTTGGCGGCAATCGACCAAGGAGCCGACTTAGCCGTGGCCAGTCGTCATGTCCAAACCGGGGGCGTCAGCGAGTGGAACTTGCTACGGCGGGTGTTATCGCGAGGCGCACAAATTTTGGGATTGCTGATTCTGCCAGGAGTTGTGGGGCGTGTCTCAGACCCCATGAGTGGCTATTTTTTGGTGCAACGGGCTGCCATTGCCGATCGGGTGCTGAGTCCGGTGGGATACAAAATTTTGCTGGAAGTGTTGGGACGCGGCACTGTTCAACGCATTGCGGAAGTTGGCTATGTCTTTCAAGAGCGACAAGAGGGCGAAAGTAAAGTGACGTGGAAGCAATATGTGCAGTACCTCCAGCATTTGTGGCGATTGCGATCATCCCCTACTCAAGCTGCCCGCCCCGCCTTGTCATTACCCGTGTTGCGCTTTTTCCGCTTTGGCTTAGTGGGCTTGAGCGGTGTGTTAGTGGACATGGCGCTGCTCTATGTGCTCAGCGATCCAACCGCCTTAGGGTGGGGACTGACTCGCAGCAAAATCATTGCCTCTGAGTTCGCCATCATCAACAACTTTCTCTGGAACGATCGCTGGACGTTTGGCGACATTGCCCGGCAGCAAACCGGCTGGAACAAACGCCTCAAACGCTTCTTGAAGTTTAATTTCATTTGCTTAGCTGGCCTAGTGCTCAATGTCTTGATTCTGAATGGGCTGTTTAATCTTTTTGGCATCAATCGCTATATAGCCAATCTGCTGGCGATCGCCGCTGTCACTCTTTGGAACTTTTGGCTGAACCTGAAGCTCAGTTGGCGCGTCACGGATGCCAACTCTTTGCCTCGGTAG
- a CDS encoding pentapeptide repeat-containing protein, translated as MTAPNHRSFPSTPPNGASGPTEPVQPNRLEVQIDDDGFPVQTSEMLLSQTDTTPPQTLTTLPASAKPAPLEMPPLGLIIIVALIVMTIGLSIGSLWIGFAGAIVALLVSLQVIWADLRSVVLELFSPPQRTLTISIVGFVSASVGLLKLSGAGQWIRFWYERLNWDAVGATGEVIGAVGQILIAILAVYVAWRQYVISKDLTIQQNIITQQQTIDSFFQGISELVLDEEGLLEDLPLERAIAEGRTAAILGSVDAQGKAKVLRFLSQSRLLTPLKRDGRLGRAILDGLGGYAEDRDYGTKVIDLGVMLAGSDLAGTDLRWVDLSDINLIRANLNGCDLVKANFARTILYGTTLAGSDMMGSRLFYGSVETATPRTREDLPNYKTGEFTGAVIENADFTGVQRLSEEQHYYCCAWGGSATRATIPGGCEGIPNRLGR; from the coding sequence ATGACTGCACCAAACCACCGATCGTTCCCGTCTACCCCGCCAAATGGAGCATCTGGTCCTACTGAACCTGTTCAGCCCAATCGATTAGAGGTTCAAATCGACGATGATGGGTTTCCGGTTCAAACGTCTGAAATGCTCCTCTCTCAAACTGATACAACACCGCCCCAAACTTTAACAACCCTGCCAGCCTCGGCAAAACCTGCCCCCTTGGAGATGCCGCCGTTGGGTTTGATTATCATCGTGGCGCTGATTGTGATGACAATCGGGCTATCCATTGGCAGCCTCTGGATCGGATTTGCTGGGGCGATCGTAGCGCTGCTGGTGTCGCTGCAAGTCATTTGGGCAGACTTGCGATCGGTCGTGCTTGAATTGTTTTCCCCCCCACAGCGCACTCTAACGATTAGCATCGTTGGGTTTGTGTCGGCCAGTGTGGGGCTACTGAAGCTGAGCGGTGCTGGACAGTGGATTCGCTTCTGGTATGAACGGCTTAACTGGGACGCAGTGGGGGCCACTGGGGAAGTTATCGGCGCAGTTGGACAAATCTTGATTGCAATTCTGGCAGTCTATGTTGCCTGGCGGCAATATGTGATTTCCAAGGACTTAACGATTCAGCAAAATATCATTACCCAGCAGCAGACGATTGACTCGTTTTTTCAGGGCATTTCTGAGCTAGTGCTGGATGAAGAAGGACTGTTGGAAGATTTGCCGTTGGAACGCGCCATTGCCGAAGGACGCACCGCCGCAATTTTGGGCAGCGTAGACGCGCAAGGAAAAGCCAAGGTGCTGCGGTTTTTATCGCAATCACGCCTGTTGACGCCGCTGAAACGCGATGGTCGGCTGGGGCGAGCGATTCTAGATGGGCTGGGTGGTTATGCTGAAGATCGCGACTATGGCACTAAGGTGATTGATTTAGGCGTGATGTTGGCGGGTAGTGATTTAGCTGGAACGGATTTGCGCTGGGTAGATCTGAGTGATATCAACCTGATTCGAGCCAACCTGAATGGTTGCGATCTCGTCAAGGCCAATTTTGCGCGAACTATTTTATACGGTACAACATTGGCTGGCTCTGATATGATGGGTAGCCGTTTGTTTTATGGCTCTGTTGAAACTGCTACACCCCGCACCCGCGAAGATTTGCCCAACTATAAAACAGGTGAATTTACGGGAGCCGTGATCGAGAATGCTGATTTTACGGGCGTCCAACGCCTATCTGAAGAGCAGCATTATTACTGCTGCGCTTGGGGCGGTTCCGCCACTAGAGCCACAATTCCGGGGGGGTGCGAAGGCATTCCCAATCGATTGGGTCGGTAA